aaagaattatgaacggtggctttgccacaaatactatgtcaactacatgatcatgcgaagcaatatgacaatgatgaacgtgtcatgatataccggatggtggaaagttgcatggcaatatatctcagaatggctatggaaatgccataataggtaggtatggtggctgttttgaggaagatataaggacgtttatgtgtgaaagagcgtatcatatcacggggtttggatgcaccggcgaagtttgcaccaactctcaatgtgagaaagggcaatgcacggtaccgaagaggctagcaatggtggaaaggtgagagtgcgtataatccatggactcaacattagtcataaagaactcacatacttattgcaaaaatctacaagtcatcaaaaaccaagcactacgcgctcctagggggatagattggtaggaaaagaccatcgctcgtccccgtccgccactcataaggaggacaatcaaagaacacctcatgtttcaaatttgttacataacatttaccatacgggacttgcaaacttcaacacaagtatttctcaaattcacaactactcaactagcacaactttaatatcactacctccatatctcaaaacaatcatcaagcatcaaacttctcttagtattcaacacactcataagaaagtttttactagtcttgaatacctagcacattaggattaagcaaattaccatgctatttcagactctcaaaataatataagtgaagcatgacagttcatctatttcttcaaaataaaaccaccaccatgctctaaaagatataagtgaagcactagagcaaacaacaaactactctgaaagatataagtgaagatcaatgagtagtcggataattatgcaactatgtgaagactctcccatttaataatttcagatcttggtattttattcaaacagcaagcaaagcaaaagaaaataaaatgacgctccaagcaaaacacatatcatgtggtgaataaaaatatagctccaagtaaagttaccgatggatgaggacgaaagaggagatgccttccggggcatccccaagcttaggctcttggttatcctttaatattaccttggagtgccttgggcatccccaagcttaggatcttgccactccttattccatagtccatcgaatctttacccaaaacttgaaaacttcacaacacaaaacttaacagaaaatctcgtgagctccgttagcgaaagaaaacaaaacaccacttcatggtactgtaatgaactaattccttatttatattggtgttaaacctactgtattacaacttctctatggtttataaactattttactagccatagagtcatcaaaataagcaaacaacacacgaaaaacagaatctgtcaaaaacagaacagtctgtagtaatctgtaactaacgcaaacttctggaactccaaaaattctaaaattaaTTGGTgggcctgagaaatttgtctagtaatcatctgcaaaaagaatcaactaaatagcactctccagtaaaaagttttaactaatctcgtgagcgctaaagtttctgttttttacagcatggtcataaagacttcacccaagtcttcccaaaggttctacttggcacaaacactaattaaaacacaaaaccacatctaaacagaagctagatggattatttatttctaaacagaaccaaaaagtaataaactaaaataaaattgggttgcctcccaacaagcgctatcgtttaacgcccctagctaggcatgatgatttcaatgatgctcacataaaagataagaattgaaacataaagagagcatcatgaagaatatgactagcacatttaattctaacccacttcctatgcatagggattttgtgagcaaacaacttatgggaacaagaatcgacttgcataggaaggtaaaacaagcataacttcaaaactttaagcacatagagaggaaacttgatattgttgcaatttgtagaagcatatgttcctccctcataataattttcagtagcatcatgaatgaattcaacaatataaccagcacctaaatcattcttttcatgatctacttgcatagaaattttactactctccacattagcaaatttgttctcatgaatagtagtgggagcaaactcaacaaaataactatcatgtgattgaaaattaagatcaagatgacaagtttcatggttatcattattctttatagcataagtgtcatcacaataatcatcatagataggaggcatgctttcatcataataaattcgctcatcaaaacttgggggacaaaacatatcatcttcatcaaacatagcatccccaagcttgtggctttgcatatcattagcatcatggatattcaaggaattcatactaacaacattgcaatcatgctcatcattcaaatatttagtgccaaacattttaatgcattcttcctctaacactttggcacaattttcttttccatcatactcatgaaagatattaaaaaggtgaagcgtatgagacaaactcaattccattttttttgtagttttcttttataaactaaactagtgctaaaacaagaaacaaaaagattcgattgcaagatctaaagatataccttcaagcactcacctagggttcatactttcactagtgcaagttctctcaacaataataacataattggatcatataactatccctcaacatgcaacaagagtcactctaaagtcactaatagcggagaacaaacgaagagattatggtagggtacgaaaccacctcaaagttattctttccaatcaatccgttgggctactcctataagtgtcacaaacagccctagagttcgtactagaataacaccttaagacacaaatcaaccaaaaccctaatgtcacctagatactccaatgtcacctcaagtatccgtgggtatgattatacgatatgcatcacacaatctcagattcatctattcaaccaacacatagaacctcaaagagtgccccaaagtttctaccggagaatcaagacaaaaacatgtgccaacccctatgcataggttcatgggcggaacccgcaagttgatcaccaaaacatacatcaagtgaatcacgtgatatcccactgtcaccacagatacgcacggcaagacatacatcaagtgttctcaaatcattaaagactcaatctgataagattacttcaaagggaaaactcaatccattacaagagagtagagggggagaagcaacataagatccaactataatagcaaagctcgcgatacatcaagatcgtgccaaatcaagaacacgagagagagagagagagagagagagagagagatcaaacacatagctactggtacataccctcagccccgagggtgaactactccctcctcgtcatggagagcgccgggatgaagatggccaccggtgagggttcccccctccggcagggtgccggaacaaggtcccgattggtttttggtggctacagaggcttgcggcggcggaactcccaatctattatgttccccgatcgttttagggtatatggatatatataggtgaaagaagtacgtcaggggagccacgaggggcccacgagggtggagggcgcgcccccctgcctcgtgcctccctcgtagctttcctgacatgcactccaagtctcccgggttgctttccttccaaaaataatttctccagaaggtttcattccgtttcgactccgtttgatattcctttcttcgaaacactgaaacaagggaaaaacaggaactggcactgggctctgggtcaataggttagtcccaaaaataatataaaagtgcataataaagcccataaacatccaagatggataatataatagcatggaacaataaaaaattatagatacgttggagacgtatcaccccgccaacattttggatccatcaaaatgcataacccagttggaatacgcgttgtactctttagggagttcgacctctgtccattcggcgacgaagtcagccagtacttgggatttgatggctcgacgaggtttgtatgtgatgtcgaatgggaggagctcaatggcccatttggcaatctggcccgtggcgtcccggttgtttattatatcattgaggggcacttcagaagccaccgtgattgaacactcctgaaagtagtgtcgcaactttcgagatgccatgaagactgcatatgctatcttttgatagtgagggtaccgggatttgcatggtgtgtggacggtggatacgtagtataccggcttttggagtggaaatttgtgtccgtcctgttctcgctcgacgacgagtacggcactcaccacctggtgtgtttccgatatatataggagcattggttcgccgacatttggcgcggccaggattgggttgcttgccagaagggcttttatttctgcCAGTCCGGTTGTCGctgcgtctgtccactcgaagttatcGATGCGTCGTAGAAGGCGATAGGGGCAGCGCCTTTtcccccaacctggagataaagcggcttaaagctgccacgcacccagcgagtttttggacctgtttaagttcggttggcgtagccaattgtgacagggctcggattttggctggatttgcttcaatccctctattggaaacgatgaagcccagcagttttccggcggggacgccgaagacgcacttttctgggttaagtttgatgtcatatgtacggaggttgtcgaatgtgagacgcaaatcgtctattagtgtttcgacgtgtctagttttgatgacgacgtcgtccacgtaggcctccactgtcttgccgatctgtttctcgaggcatgtttggatcatgcgctggtaggtggcgccggcgttcttgagcccgaaaggcatggtgatgaagcaaaacggcccgtatggtgtaatgaatgctgttgcggcttgatcggactccttcattttgatttgatggtatccggaatatgcatcaaggaagcacagcgagtcgtgtcccgcagtagcgtcaatgatttgatcgatgcgaggaagggggaagggatccttagggcgagccttgttaaggtctttgaaatcgacgcataggcgccaggatttatccttctttggtaccattaccaagtttgccagccagtccggatgtttaatatctctgatgaatccggcctcgatgagtttggctagctcttcccccatagcttgtcgtttgggttcggaaaagcgccgcagtgatTGTTTGACTGGCTTATATTCCTTctgtatgttgaggctgtgttcggccaactcgcgcgggattcctggcatatctgaggggtgccaggcgaatatatcccagttttcgcgtaaGAAGTCTCGTAGTGTGGAGTCGACTGTAGGGCTGAGTTGCGctccaatagatgctgtcttcttcgggtctgttggatggacctgaaatttgactatttcttctgctggcttgaaggaagtggacTTGGGTTGTTTGTCcaggatcacgtcgtccctatccacagtggcgcgtagtgcggttaattctttggccgcaagggcctcagataatgcctcgagggccagggatgcggttttgttctcggcgcggagtgctatatccgtatcgctgacgagggtgattattccgttaggcccgggcatttttagcttcatatacccatagtgaggtacagcttgaaagcgcatgaaggcttctcgccccaacagggcgtgatatccactattgaaaggggccacctggaaagttatttcttcggatcgataattgtccggcgtgccgaataccacatcaagtgtaatttttcccgcacaccgcgcttcccgactgggaatgatacctcgaaaggttgtgctgcttttctcgatgcggctcctgtctatttccatcttgtggagcgtgtcctcgtaaatgaggtttagtccgctgccgccgtccataaggacttttgtaagtcgaaaaccgtccacgatgggactgaggactaatgcggctggcgctcgggctgttctgtatttaggttcgtcactggcgttaaaggttatggtcgtgtcgttccaggggtcaatTGCGGCGACCTGACAGACTTCGACGAGATCACGCAGTGCCTTTTTACGCTTATTGTTTggagcgaatgtctcgaagaccgtcaatactcttgtgtcgtcgttttctggggggtgctgttctggggtgtccctgataaggatgtcctcgccgctcttggctacctgccgaagtatccaacatgctctgaggttgTGGGTTGCCGCGGTATCtggcgtcgtgtgtattttgcatgggccattgagccatccctccagaacggtgtcgTGCAGCGTGatgggtttatgttttttgactATTGGGCTGGGCGTACCGCGGGGGTGCGTCCTCTTTGCCTGTAGGgggagttgagttgggaccgacggtccccagcaagctgcctgagttttccaggcgctttccatcgcgctgtacttttgtacgatagttgctaagtcagcgaactttagtatgcggcggcgattgatagCGTTGAGGATGCCTTCGTCCGCGCAGTTGTTGCAGAATGGTGCTATCGCATCTTCGTCGCGGCAGTCTTTTACCttatttttgacaaggaggaatctggcccagaagtggtggaccgtttcctgagactgttgtttgatgctcatgagagcgtctatgtccgggtgggtgggtggaattaaatccgaaccctgacccgattttggatccggagtttggaGATCTACTGGGCCTGACAGTTCGGGCTCCAggatatcgactgattttttaggctcgTCATTCGACTCTATGTTCGGAGGGCGAGACATGCCTTTCTGCCGGAGAATACCCGGCCCTTCCAGATCGGAGATCGGAACATAGTTTGTCTTCAATACAACAGAAGAGTTGtcccgctcctcgactaccgctatctgatgggtgatcggcggagttttaatttctctctggtcgggtttaagcccaacccaatcgtagtctgtagcgacccccagggcggccatgcgatccaggagttcgttcaacgacgataactccgtcggatccatgcGGGCGGAGTATTCAGGGTCAACGcgaaggcgattttcgatgacttgagaggtcatcgtcggcttaagggccgaactggcggtcatgacgaagccgcccagccggagggtttggcctggggccagggctactccagagatgatattatccttgacaacaaggcgagccatcaaccctcttggcgacggcacagtggaactctcaatgaaagcaccaatgtcggtgtcaaaaccggcggatctcgggtaggggtcccgaactgtgcgtctaggatcgatggtaacaggagacgggggacacgatgtttacccaggttcgggccctctctatggaggtaataccctacttcctgcttgattgatcttgatgaatatgagtgttacaagagttgatctaccacgagatcgtaatggctaaaccttataagtctagcctatgtgaatatggtaatcagtatcctttccggactaaccccttcggtttatatagacactgggggatctagggtttataTAGAGTCGGTTGCATAAGAAGGGATCTTCATAAtctgtcgccaagcttgccttccacgccaagtagagtccaattcggacacaggtacagtcttcggccttcatgtcttcacagcccatcagtccggccatggataataggtcggacgcccgaggaccccttagtccaggactccctcatccaccACGCGCCGCACGTCTCGCGCAATCCCGTAACGGGCACCTGGTCGGGACACATCGCGCGGGAGGAGATCGCCACATCGCATCGGACGGCTGGAGTGCGTGCGCTCGCGCCAGCGAACGAGCGCAGTTGCACGAGTCAGACTTTAGGTTAATTTAAAGGGAAGACAAGAAATTATCTAAAGTGGCGGGTCGCTCGCTAAGCATCCCATGCGGCCGTGCGCTGGCTAGACGCGTCCTGCAATACAACGCTTCCGGTGTTGGAGTCGGAGGCCGCGGAACCCTAATCTGATACGATTGGGAGTAGACACCCAGAGTGCGCTCGCCAGAATACTTCTTGTCTGGTCCGCACTCTGTTTCGTTGTGGGATACGGCAACCAAGGCGTGGCTGTGGCGGACTCGGAAGTCGGAACACGGTCGCCTATTATTCCGTAATATAAAACCAGCCCTGCAAAGGTAGGGTGAGGATCCGCGGAACTAGGAAGCGACATGCCGGCGGCGATGAGGCTCTGCGCTCGCGCGCTCCGGCGAACGCAGCAGCCGGCGGTGGCCTCGACGCAGCAGCGGTGGGTCTCGACAAGGTGGTTCGGCAAAACAAGGGTGAGTAGAGTAATTTAATTATTACCCGATTACATCCGTTCGTTGGTTCGTTGGTTcgagcgacaagtaattccggcgGACACAGGGAGTAGATAGATTGGACGAATTACTCGATTTTGTACCTGTCCGAATCAACAGGCCACCACGGCGGAAGAGCTAAAAGACTTGGCGCGGGCCGCAGAGATGAAAGAGGAGCTCTACAACACCATCTCTGACATCACAGCCAAGTACAAGGTTCGTGGAAAGACAGGCAGAGACAACAGGCTGCTGCTCGAGCGACTCTCCATGCAAGTCGAGCCTAGACCCAATGACCCCTACTGGTTAGCTTATATTTGATCTCATCTCAAGCATTTACAGCTTATATATCTACATGTGCTTCTTTTTCTTTCTGGTTCTGATATCATCTGACCTGACCTTTTATGTAGGCGGTCTTGTCTGAGAACGGAAATAACCAATCATATCTTGATCACGGTTGGATCATGCTCTCTTATTAGTATGGCTCCTTTTGCTGTAAGTTCGCTGATTACAGCGTTAACCCCTCGAAAAAAGAATTTGTTGGAGCAATGGTGGGACGCAGTATTCGGAAACTAGACTTGGGTCCAGGAGCTAGCTCCGGGATTGGTGGAGGCGGCGCTAGCTCAAGTCAAGTCTGATGCACATCAATGACTGATTACTCAAGACGATCAACTGTTTATCAGCTAGCGCTGTAATAGTTGGAAGTCCATCAACACTATGGTTGGAACTATGTAAATGTTTGACATCACCAACACATAAGAACGATGTTATAATTAATCTTCTGTTTGGACTGGATGATTTTCATTCCAGAGTTTTATTTCATATGACTGCTTTATTGTACGTTTGCTCATGATCCTCTTACATGACACCGTCTGCCTTTCTCATCTATGATTGTGCGAAACCAGCCTGGATTATGTTAATATATGGCAACATGCGGTTGCTTACTTTAGAAAATTATTGAAAAACATAACAGAAAAACCAAtctaaatttcaaaaaaaaatgacAGAATAAAGGACCTGCACTTGCATTCATTATAACAAAACTGAGTCTTCTCAAAACTTTTCGGCCTTGGATTATGCCAGCtaacaaaagaaaaacagatgcCTCAGCTACCAAAAGTGAAAAACAAAATTGAGATCATCATCTAAAGCACTAAGTTAGTCATCTAATTCCAGATATTGTGACCTCTCCTTTTTCTTCTATATGAAAACATAACAGAAATCTCCAAGGTTGCCAACAAAATCTGTGAGTCTAGATCATGCGTCCAATTTCCAATTTAATGTAGTTAGACCTCCCCTTGGAGTGTTTACTTATAGGATCAGATAGAAATCATTCACACGAGTTTCTCAAATAATATGTCCTATGAATTCTTCGCTTTCTTCGAAGGGGTCGAAGTGAACAGATCAAGTAGCTGGTTAATGCTCATGGTCTTCAGGCTGGCGTTCTCAGCATTTATCACCGCACTCAAAGCCGACACCTTGAAGCGCCGGGGACTATGACTCTTCCAGAGTACGGTGTATGATGAGGCCGCACATTCACAACTTTGTTTTGACCGAAAAGATGCGCTCTCTCAATTGCATGTAAGAGCAGAATGGTGCTATTACTAGTTCCAAATGTGCGTCTTTGGCGCGCAACAATGTTGGTGATATTAGCAATGCTCCCCTCAACGTAACTGATAAAATGAATCATTTGCAGTGAATTGGAGGGATCAAAATGCCCATCCAACATTCGTGACATTCATAAGAACACAATTAGGATAGAAGATGAACTCCATACAATCAGCACAGAAGATTTGGACGATGTAATAAGAGAATATTGCTTATTTACCATAGACAACCTCGGCTATTGCTTATTTGCCATCGAACAAACCAACTTTGCTCTTGTACCGCTTACAAGCTCGTTTCGTTGCCAATTTGCCATCACCGTTACTCTGCCGTTATACATCCACCGTTAGATTGAATAGCCCCTGTCAGTTTATCTGAAAATACCAGTACTACCCTCATCTATCACCCTCTTATTTTCttgtaaaaaaaaggaaaaacatgtGGTAAAAAAAACCCTTTCTTTCCTCCCGCAATACTCGACCCGCACAACTCCCCTGATTCCAACCCTAGCCTCCTAGCCTGGCCGCGGCGTGGCCATGgcggaaccgccgccgccgcccctcccgcatCTGTTCCCGCTGGCCGGAGGTCCTCCTCTCGTGGTCGTCTCTCCATCCACCGGCCCTTCCGCCCCCTGCCCTCCAGCTGCTGCTCCCGCTGGTGGTCCTCCAGCTGCTGCTTCGGCCACAGCCGGCCCTCCATCTGCTGCTCCGGCCGCCAGCGGCCCTCCAGCTGTTGCTCCCTCCGCCGCCGACCCTGCAGCTGGGGATCTTGCCGCCATTGGCCCTGCAGCACCAGATCTCGGAGCCGCCGGCCCTGCAGCTGCGGATCCAGCCGTCGGCGCCCCTACAGGTGCTTCTCCAGCCGCCGGCCCTGCAGATGCTGCTCCAGCCACCGCCGCCCCTGCACTGTCTACTGCTGCCTCATCCCCAGCAGCCGGCGCCCCTACAGCCGATGGACCTTCTGTTCCAGCTGGTGAGGATGTTGCTTCTTCAGCATCTGCTCAATCCCCGCGACGAATTGCTGCAGTAAGGTAGTTCATTGTCTCATGTGTTCGTGATATGTTCTCTCATGATATTTAGTTGCACATTGCGCCTAATCTTTAGACAAATTGGTTGATGATTGTCATGGTTGCGTCCGCAGGATGGACCAGGCATCAACATGTGTGCTAGAAGTTAGGATATGTAGCAGTCGCCGTAACTTCAGCGGAGGTTTTTCCTTCAGTTGGAGCATTGATTTGCATGCTATCACTACTATGAAGGGGTTTCTAGATGCTATTTCTGCACAGTACTCTTGGGTTGTGTGGTCTGATGATGAAACTATCATTGTAGAATGGTTTGATAGTATTAGTGAGAAATACAAACCTGTTGCAAATGATGAAGAGTTGATGACAATGTTTGAGTGTTTTAAGCAAGTTAGACATGGCAAAGTAGCACTTAAAGTTTTAAATGAACATGAAAAAAGGGATGAGTTAAATGCTGATATGCCATCTACTCCTTCACATGCAACACCTTCTCTAGCACTGCCTAGTCAGCCAAGTAATGTcagtgaagaaactgaagaacctACGGATACATATCTAGCGAATCCACACGAGGAATATGAACATGTAGGTGTTGATGAGGAAGACCAGTACTCAATTGGTAGTGCTTGCTCGGATTCCGATAGTAGTGAGGATGAGCTTGATAATGTTGTAGTTGATGTGGACGGTGTTGAGGACAGCAGTGATGATGAGGAGTGGATTGTAGAAGATGCTATACCGGATGATGCTCCTCCGGATGTAGCGCATAACATGGAAGACCCACCCATGGCTGTGGGCACTATATACCCGAATATTGAAGTGTTTAGATTGGCAATTGCTCAATACTCTATTAAGCGTGAATTTGAGTACAAAATTGAAAAATCTGAACCTACTCGATTCAGAGCTAAAtgtggacaaaaaggatgcaaATGGAGAATACATGTCGGTACAATTGATGACGGTGTCACTATGGAGGTATGTATATGATACTTGAATATATGTTATGTTACTTGAATTGATGTCTAACTTCA
This window of the Triticum aestivum cultivar Chinese Spring chromosome 5D, IWGSC CS RefSeq v2.1, whole genome shotgun sequence genome carries:
- the LOC123125489 gene encoding uncharacterized protein — protein: MPAAMRLCARALRRTQQPAVASTQQRWVSTRWFGKTRATTAEELKDLARAAEMKEELYNTISDITAKYKVRGKTGRDNRLLLERLSMQVEPRPNDPYWRSCLRTEITNHILITVGSCSLISMAPFAVSSLITALTPRKKNLLEQWWDAVFGN